A portion of the Psilocybe cubensis strain MGC-MH-2018 chromosome 10, whole genome shotgun sequence genome contains these proteins:
- a CDS encoding ATP-dependent RNA helicase DEAH11, chloroplastic, which produces MSAIHTRSRPSIARDPGPSYSAIDDYEMDYETSALIAQLALQDIEQAYSSRKGKSRFDAGLTDEEMAYQLQLESFQRLLAESEDAKLARSLNAAVCADAAYLEAVMVAEEAANADRRAAQLLSRGERLPKPTAAQARVESRGFVMHPESQRNSMPQPAYEVPVDDYDDDISDTESYIGEFDRMQLEKDVKWKMVESKAKAREWRPKAAPMPNATAGPSVNRNRTCISSLVEYTTRDESMFPLKCCGIKPIPFTEVIPFLSNELIKLYRTKESEFSVPVQERIYCVSATCSTFLGSSADYKKVSHVVCPTCTLRTCPRCKKAAHTDEESCAVNAANIELKVLAVKSGWQTCLGCKRLVEKNQGCNHITCRCGTQFCYTCALKWKTCGCPQ; this is translated from the exons ATGTCTGCCATACACACTCGATCCAGACCATCGATAGCACGCGATCCGGGTCCTTCCTACAGCGCGATCGACGACTATGAGATGGACTACGAGACATCCGCACTCATCGCGCAGCTCGCGCTACAAGACATCGAACAGGCCTATTCATCCCGCAAAGGAAAATCGCGCTTCGACGCTGGCTTGACGGACGAGGAAATGGCGTATCAGCTCCAGCTCGAGAGCTTCCAGCGGCTTCTGGCTGAATCTGAGGATGCGAAGCTTGCGAGGAGTCTTAATGCGGCTGTGTGCGCTGATGCGGCGTATTTGGAGGCGGTTATGGTTGCTGAGGAGGCGGCTAATGCGGATAGGAGGGCTGCGCAGTTGCTTAGTCGCGGTGAGAGGCTCCCGAAGCCGACTGCTGCTCAGGCTCGTGTCGAGAGCAGGGGTTTTGTTATGCATCCGGAATCCCAGAG GAATTCCATGCCTCAGCCAGCATACGAAGTTCCTGTCGATGATTACGATGATGATATCTCCGATACAGAAAGCTACATTGGAGAATTTGACAGAATGCAGCTGGAAAAAGACGTCAAATGGAAGATGGTCGAAAGTAAGGCTAAAGCGCGGGAGTGGCGACCAAAGGCAGCGCCAATGCCAAACGCTACTGCTGGACCAAGTGTCAATCGAAATAGGAC CTGCATATCATCCCTGGTGGAATACACAACTCGAGACGAGAGCATGTTCCCCCTGAAATGCTGCGGCATAAAGCCAATCCCCTTCACCGAAGTCATCCCATTCCTATCAAACGAGTTGATCAAGCTCTACAGAACAAAGGAAAGCGAGTTCAGCGTCCCAGTTCAGGAGAGAATTTACTGCGTTAGCGCGACCTGCTCTACGTTCCTCGGCTCGTCCGCCGACTACAAAAAGGTCAGCCACGTCGTCTGCCCGACATGCACGTTGCGCACGTGTCCGAGGTGTAAGAAGGCAGCCCACACCGATGAAGAGAGCTGCGCTGTCAATGCTGCGAATATCGAGCTCAAGGTTCTTGCGGTCAAGTCGGGCTGGCAGACCTGCCTGGGATGCAAACGCCTCGTTGAGAAAAATCAAGGCTGCAATCATATTACGTGCCGATGCGGAACTCAGTTCTGTTACACTTGTGCGTTGAAGTGGAAAACGTGTGGGTGTCCGCAGTAA